One window from the genome of Solea solea chromosome 13, fSolSol10.1, whole genome shotgun sequence encodes:
- the LOC131471612 gene encoding transcription factor E2F3-like: MRRGISSAPDKVILAGVGGSPLDNNIILTTLSDRLNPGQSNATYIQIITASPPCNITQTSNVCLSEPQINNIYTTPQQAAANGTGQRPTLGRPPAKRRLALDDSDHQYQTEPVRTPRGRGGATATNGARLKTPRTPKSPPEKTRYDTSLGLLTKKFVDLLAQSADGVLDLNLAAETLQVQKRRLYDITNVLEGIHLIKKKSKNNIQWMGCSLLEVEGALNQRQRLTAEVSALVEEEQKLEQLIQRCSLDVRHMSELPSNQKYAYVTYQDIKQLGNLRDQTVIVVKAPTDTKLEVPDPDESLSIHLTSSKGPIEVLLCPDEENDPRSPVKNGGTDINGNSPFLTVLQDPSCKTNSPSSSVAPPPSSLAVSVTTLSPISSPYTSLLQQTEDQIPSSLGPFLNLGPPLLDQEDYLLGLGDDQGISDLFEAYDFDKMPSCLDDLLCS; encoded by the exons ATGAGAAGAGGGATCTCCTCGGCTCCGGACAAAGTGATTTTAGCGGGGGTTGGGGGCTCTCCTCTGGACAATAATATCATATTAACAACCCTGTCGGATCGTTTAAACCCCGGACAATCCAACGCTACGTATATCCAAATAATAACCGCCTCTCCGCCTTGCAACATTACACAGacatcaaatgtgtgtttatccGAGCCGCAGATAAACAACATTTACACAACTCCACAACAAGCTGCAGCAAACGGAACTGGACAACGACCCACTCTGGGGAGACCACCG GCAAAAAGGCGATTGGCACTCGATGATTCAGATCACCAGTACCAGACAGAACCAGTCAGAACTCCAAGAGGCAGAGGTGGAGCCACAGCGACAAATGGAGCCCGACTAAAGACACCCAGAA CTCCCAAATCTCCACCAGAAAAGACGCGATATGACACCTCACTTGGCCTGTTAACAAAGAAGTTTGTGGACCTTCTTGCTCAGTCTGCTGATGGTGTTTTAGACCTCAACCTTGCAGCTGAAACCTTACAG GTACAGAAAAGACGGCTATATGATATCACAAACGTACTAGAGGGCATTCATCTCATCAAGAAGAAGTCGAAGAACAACATTCAGTGGAT gGGCTGCAGTTTGTTGGAGGTAGAAGGAGCACTGAACCAGAGACAGAGGCTAACGGCAGAGGTTTCTGCACTGGTAGAAGAAGAGCAGAAGCTTGAACAACTTATTCAGAGGTGCAGCCTGGACGTGAGACACATGAGCGAGTTGCCAAGCAACCAGAAAtat GCCTATGTGACATACCAAGACATCAAACAGCTGGGAAACCTCCGAGACCAGACTGTTATTGTCGTCAAAGCTCCCACAGACACCAAACTAGAAGTACCAGACCCTGATGAG aGTTTGTCCATCCATCTGACCAGCTCCAAAGGTCCAATAGAAGTCTTGCTGTGCCCAGATGAGGAAAATGACCCGAGGAGTCCTGTAAAAAATGGCGGTACAGACATCAACGGGAACTCACCTTTCCTAACGGTCCTTCAAG ATCCCAGCTGCAAGACCAACTCTCCTAGTTCCTCTGTGGCTCCACCTCCCTCCTCTTTAGCTGTCTCTGTCACAACGCTCTCCCCCATCTCGTCCCCTTACACCAGTCTTCTCCAACAGACAGAAGACCAGATCCCTTCTTCTTTGGGGCCTTTCTTAAACCTTGGACCTCCTCTTCTGGACCAAGAGGACTACCTTTTAGGTTTGGGAGATGACCAGGGAATAAGTGATTTGTTTGAAGCCTATGACTTTGATAAAATGCCCTCCTGCCTGGATGACCTCCTGTGTAGCTAG
- the mboat1 gene encoding lysophospholipid acyltransferase 1 yields the protein MDDSAFKTTGSQWLLPVSEYLGFPLDQVNFLACQLFALAVAFWFRLYLSPRHANPLVRHAVATLLGIAFLIFCFGWFSAHILMVVAVNYLITVKADISSVHRYSMVIAMGYLTVCQVSRVIIFNYGILSTDFSGPLMIVTQKITTLAFQLHDGISKKSEQLTPQQKLHAINVRPSLIEYLSYNLNFLSVLVGPCSNYKDYIDFIEGRHTSQRLRQHVGMCNGQNGYDKTPDPSPLTAVCHKLLVCCGCMLFFLTVTRSLPIMYNVDPHFVSHAPFLTRLAYAFFSIQAARPKFYFAWTLADAVNNAAGYGFSGMDEHGKPSWDLVCNLNIFGIETATSFKTFIDNWNIRTGIWLKIVCYDRAPKHRLALTFILSALWHGVYPGYYFTFITAIPITIAARAIRRSIRHYFLDSRGLKLFYDILTWAATQLAICYTVMPFLLLAVDSTLVYYRSMYFHMHIISILSVIALHHKHKPRDPTATTKAPPSSSSSSLSSCSHQCQPVHSNNNDKVD from the exons ATGGACGACAGTGCGTTTAAAACCACAGGATCTCAGTGGCTGCTGCCTGTCAGTGAATACCTGGGCTTTCCTCTCGATCAG GTCAATTTTTTGGCATGTCAGCTCTTTGCCCTGGCTGTTGCGTTCTGGTTTCGTCTCTACCTAAGTCCTCGCCATGCTAACCCCCTGGTCAGACATGCTGTGGCCACCTTACTCGGCATTGCCTTCCTCATCTTCTGCTTTGGATG GTTCTCTGCTCACATTCTGATGGTGGTGGCTGTGAATTACCTGATCACTGTGAAAGCTGACATCAGCAGTGTGCACAG GTACTCCATGGTGATCGCTATGGGCTATCTGACAGTGTGCCAAGTAAGCCGAGTCATCATATTCAACTATGGAATACTGTCCACCGACTTCTCTGG GCCTCTGATGATAGTAACTCAGAAGATCACCACACTGGCTTTCCAGCTCCATGATG GTATTTCTAAGAAATCTGAGCAGCTCACCCCACAGCAGAAGCTCCATGCCATAAA TGTCAGGCCATCTCTCATCGAGTACCTGAGCTACAATCTGAACTTCCTGAGTGTCCTGGTGGGGCCGTGCAGTAACTATAAGGATTACATTGATTTCATAGAGGGCAGACACACCAGCCAGAGGCTTAGGCAGCACGTGGGGATGTGTAATGGACAGAATGGCTATGACAAGACACCAGACCCATCACCTCTG ACAGCCGTCTGTCAcaagctgctggtctgctgtgGCTGTAtgctgtttttcctcactgtgACTCGGTCCTTGCCGATCATGTACAACGTGGACCCCCACTTTGTCAGCCACGCCCCCTTCCTCACCAGGCTCGCCTATGCTTTCTTCTCCATACAAGCGGCGAGGCCCAAATTCTACTTTGCCTGGACACTTG ccGATGCTGTGAACAACGCTGCGGGTTATGGCTTCTCTGGGATGGATGAACATGGAAAACCATCGTGGGATCTCGTCTGTAACCTCAACATCTTTGGAATTGAG ACTGCAACAAGCTTTAAGACATTCATAGACAACTGGAATATTCGGACAGGAATTTGGCTCAAAAT tGTGTGTTATGACCGAGCCCCCAAACACCGGTTGGCACTGACGTTTATACTGTCGGCCCTGTGGCATGGTGTTTATCCAGGGTATTATTTCACCTTCATCACTGCCATCCCCATCACCATAGCAGCACGTGCT ATACGAAGGTCTATTCGCCACTACTTCCTGGACTCCAGAGGCCTGAAGCTGTTTTATGACATCTTAACTTGGGCAGCCACGCAGCTGGCCATCTGCTACACGGTCATGCCTTTTCTACTTCTGGCAGTAGATTCCACATTGGTTTATTACAG GTCCATGTACTTTCATATGCACATCATCAGCATTCTGTCTGTGATCGCCCTGCATCACAAGCACAAACCCAGAGACCCCACTGCCACCACTAAagcacctccctcctcctcctcctcctccttgtcttcATGCTCACACCAGTGCCAGCCTGTTCACtccaacaacaatgacaaagtaGACTGA